GCTCACTGGTTCTGTCCTCCGCCCTTGGTCGGGGTCACGTCGGCGGCGGCCGGCTTGCTTTCGGCCGTGTTGCCGCCATGCGCCTCGCCCGCGCCGGTCTGCGCCGAACCTTCCGCTGTGGTCTTGCCATAGGGCTCGCTGCTCGTCTTGGGCGCCTCGGTCGGCGTCTTGACGGCATCGGCCTTCTGGATCTCGTCCGCCTTCAGCGGCGTCGGCGCACCCTTCGCCTCGGGCAGCTTCGCCTTCTCGTCGCCGGGCAGGATGTATTCCGCGCCCTCCCACGGGCTCTGGAAGTCGAAGTTGCGGAAGTCCTGCGCGAGGCTGACCGGCTGGTAGACGACGCGCTTCTCCTCTTCGGAATAGCGCATCTCGACGAACCCGGAGAGCGGGAAGTCCTTGCGCTGCGGATGGCCGCGGAACCCGTAATCGGTCAGGATGCGGCGCAGGTCCGCGTTGCCGCTGAACAGCACGCCGTACATGTCGTACACCTCGCGCTCCAGCCAGCCCGCGACCGGCCAGATGCCCGTCACCGACGGCACCGGCTTCACGTCATCGGTCGCGACATGAACGTGCAGCCGGTGGTTGCGCGTCAGCGACAGCAGG
This portion of the Sphingomonas sp. FARSPH genome encodes:
- a CDS encoding NADH-quinone oxidoreductase subunit C, translated to MRAPAPAFAASLNGATIEAATATLGSALIGAVDQVGEVALYVERTEVVRALTALRDTPGLEYQQLMDIAGVDYPERPERFEVVYCLLSLTRNHRLHVHVATDDVKPVPSVTGIWPVAGWLEREVYDMYGVLFSGNADLRRILTDYGFRGHPQRKDFPLSGFVEMRYSEEEKRVVYQPVSLAQDFRNFDFQSPWEGAEYILPGDEKAKLPEAKGAPTPLKADEIQKADAVKTPTEAPKTSSEPYGKTTAEGSAQTGAGEAHGGNTAESKPAAADVTPTKGGGQNQ